The genomic segment CTGAGCGCGCCCGGCGGCGTAGAGCACGGGCAATTCGGGATGCAGGGCGAGAAAATTGGGGTTCTCGGTTTGGACGGCCAAGAGGGGTTCGCCGGCCTTGCCGGTTTCCGCGTCAAAGGTGAAGTGGTAGATGCCTTCGCTTTCGCCGCTGGTGTAGGTGCCGACGTAGACGCGCCAGGATTCGGCTTGTGCGAAGGTAGCGCTTGCAAACAGGGCGCCGGCCAGGGCCAGCGCCGATACGAGGTTTCGACCGGTCATCGGGATCTCCTTCGTGAACTTGGTTTTTGTGACTGCCCGGGCGCCGGGCATGCCCGCCAGGGTGGTATCGTGTCACATGGCGGCGCGGCGATCAATCCCGCGCCCGGCGGCTATTCGAGCAGGCGCCGGATGCCTTCCAGGAGCACGCCCTCCACTTCCGGGGCAACCGAAGACGCGTTCTTCCCTGTTTCGTAGCCGCCCTGGGTGTAGGCGATCTCCGTGCCGATGTAGCCGGGGCCGTAGTCCGCGTACGCGGCGGTGCATACGCGATCGCCCGGCCTCATATCTTGCGCGGCAAGCTGGTACTCGACAAAGGATTCTCCCGGGAGCCCGAGAAGCCAGATAGCACCGAGCCGCAACGCGGTAAGGTCAATTCCGGCGGCGGCATTCGTGCGCCCGATCCAGGCAAGCTTCAAAGCGGCGGAGAAGCGCGCCTTGTCTTCGGCGTCCGGATTGGCCAGGGTCGCGCGGAGGCTTCCCTCGTCAAGGTGGGGCGCGATGGGGAGTTGAATATTTCGGGAGCGCCACTCGATGTCACCGGCGCGGATGGGCGTTTTCTCGGTCGCTTGCCAGGCGGCCTCCATGCCGGCCTCCATGCGGGCGGCCAGCACGGGTCGGTTTTCCGGGGAGCCGTCGTTGTACTTCCCGGCGGCGATATTTCCCGCGGCTCCCGTGAAATGTATATGCGGCACGCCGGTCCGGGCTTCCCTGGCGTTGCGGGCGAGCCCGGGAAATTCGCACGTCACATCGCCCTTACCATAGTAACTCTGTGGATGGGTGGCATAATACGTAAGCACGGCGACTGGATCCTCCCCATCCCAGAGGCTGACCGATTTGAGCCAGGGGTCCACAAGCCCCTCCGGCGCGGCAATGGCCTCGGGATCGGAGGTGCGGCTGAAGCGGACAATCTTCACTTTTCCGTCCTCGCCGAGAATTCGCCGGTTCGACGCCACTTTCTCGACTTTCCCCCGCCCGAAACCAGCGTGGGTGACGGGGCGCGCGCCGGCGGCGGCCTCACGCACGGCCGCCGCCGTCCGGGCAATGGCGTCGCGGAGAAACGGCTCGTCGAACCACCTGCCCCCCAGACCGTGCTCGGCCAGCAATCGCTCGGCGCCGAAATCGCACCGGCACCCATCGTGCTGGTGGAGGGCATGGAGAGCGACCCGCCCCGGGGAGGTTCCCGCCGCCTCGGCGAGCGCGCGCCGCCAGGCGTCATAGCCCTCGTTGCCGATGCCGATGAAGTCCACGGCGCAGAGCACAATGGGATCGCCCGCACCGAGGAGGACGATGCCGCGGGCGCTCAGGGGGTCAACAATTTCGCGCGCGGGCGCGTAGGCGACGGGGCTGCCGATGGGCGGGGAAACATCCACATTGTAGACGCCGGCGCGAATGGTGGGCTCCGGAGAATCTCCGGCGGCGCGGCTGCCGCCGGTCAATAGGAACAACGTGGCCAAAAGAAATGAAAAGCGATGCATGCTGGAGCCCTCTGCGTTTGGAATTGCCCAGTATGAAGGAGCGCCTCAATGGGTTGCAAGGGGAGGCCGGGAGTCGCCTGCCCGTGAACGCGGCGCTACTTTCCCGGGGCGGGCAATTCGTGGCTCAGGCAGTGGACTGTGCCGAATCCCCAGACGAGGTCGACGGCGTGTATGCCCACGACGCGGCGCTCTGGAAAGAGCTCCGCGAGGATTCCCAGCGCGATGCGATCGTTGGGGTCGTTGAAGGTGGGCACGAGGACTGCCTCGTTGCCGATGTAGAAGTTGGCGTAGCTCGCGGGGAGCCGCGCGCCGTCGAAATAGAGCGGCGCCGGCATGGGCAGCTCCACGACGTCAATGCGCTCGCCCTCGGCGGTTTTGGCGCCTTCGAGCCGCTCCTGGTTTTCGGTGAGTGCGCGGTAGTTGTCGTCCGCAGTGTCGGATTCCGTGCAGAGGACGACGGTATCGCGGCTGACGAAGCGGCAGAGGTCGTCCACGTGGCCATGGGTATCGTCGCCAGCAATACCGTCGCCGAGCCAGATGACTTTTTCGATGCCGAGGTATTGCCGGAACAGGGTTTCGTAGTCTGCGCGCGTGAATCCGGGGTTGCGCACCTGAATTTCAGGGTGAAGCAGGCACTCCTCCGTGGTGAGGAGGGTACCGGCGCCGTTGCCGTCGATGGCGCCGCCTTCCAGTACGACGTGCCGCCCATGGTGGCGCGCCTCCACGCGGGGCATGCCCGCACTCTCGGAGAGCCAGGCCGGCACGGCGGCGTCGAGGCGGTAGTTGTCGTACTTGGCCCAGGCGTTAAAGTCGAAATGGACCGCCTCCACCGCTTCGCCGCGGTGGACGAAGGCGGGGCTGCAGTCGCGCATCCAGCCGCGATCGAGTGAACAATCGAGGAATCGGACGTTTTCGAGGTTGGCGGCGACCTTTTCCAGCGTGCGGCGGGCCTTCTCCGCGATGCAGCTGTTGGGCACGAGCAGGTCCACGCTCTCCCCCACGCTCAAATGCCGGATCATTTCCGCGAAGACCCAGGGGATCGGCCGGAACTTGCCGGGCCAGTCGTCCTTGTTCGTGGGCCAGGCGAGGAGGGTGGCGTCGTGGGTTTCCCACTCGGCTGGAAGGCGCACCGGTTCTGGCATGGCGTCAGTCCTCGTCGATGTAGCGGCGCGTGATGTCGCCGTAGGCGTCGATGCGGCGATCGCGCAGGAAGGGCCAGTTCCGGCGGATGGTTTCGAGGTGCGCCAGGTCGACCTCGGCGAGCAGGACCTCTTCCAGATCCGTACTGGCCTCGGCGATGATCTGGCCCTGCGGATCGGCGATAAAGGAGGAGCCCCAGAACTCGATACCGGCCTGCTCGGGGACGGGCCGCTCGAAGCCCACGCGGTTGACGGCGCCGACGTAGATGCCGTTGGCGATGGCGTGGCCGCGCTGGACGGTCATCCAGGCGTCGCGCTGTGCGGCGCCGAACTGTTCCTTTTCATAGGGGTGCCAGCCGATGGCTGTGGGGTAAAACAGGATGGAGGCGCCGCGCAGGGCGGTCAGGCGCGCGCCCTCGGGATACCACTGGTCCCAGCAGATAAGCGTGCCGATGCGTCCGTAGCGGGTGTCGAAATTCTTGAAGCCGAGATCGCCGGGCGCGAAGTAGAATTTCTCGTAGTAGGCCGGGTCGTCGGGGATGTGCATCTTGCGGTATATGCCCACCCGGGCGCCATCGGCATCGATGCAGACGAGGCTGTTGTGGTAGACGCCGGGGCCGCGCCGCTCGAAGACGGGAACGACGACGGCGGCGTTCAGGCGCGCCGCGGCGGCCTGGAAGGCTTCGATGCTCGGATTGGGGATGGGTTCGGCGAGATCGAAGAGGTCGGCGTCTTCCTTCTGGCAGAAATACTGGCTGCGGTAGAGTTCCGGCAGGCAGACGACCTGCGCGCCCTGGCCCGCGGCTTTTTCGAACCAATCGAGGGCCTTGCGGGTGTTTTCCTCGGGGTCGGGGGTGACTTGGAATTGGAGCAGGCCGACGGTGTAGTTGGCGGAACGCGCCATGGTGGATCCTTGGGGGTTGGGGATGATTTGGAAAGCGGAAAGTGTAGCACGGGGTGGCGCGGAGCGTCTAGAAATGAGTCAGGTAAAAAGGTGGAGGAAGGGCAAAAGGGACCTAAAGGACCTAAAGGACCTAAAGGACCTAAAGGACCTAAAGGACTTAAAGGACTTAAAGGACCTACGGGACGCAGTGGAGCCGGGAGCCCGCAAAGATTCAGCGTACCCAGCGGGGCCAGGGCACAACGAGTCCCGAAAAGTCCTTTACGTCCTTTTTGTGTTTGTTGACAGACCAGTCTGTCTGTGATAGGATTTGGCCATGAGCGAAATCAAGTCCAGATTATCCGTCCGCGAGCGCGTCCTGGCGACCGCGAGCGAGTTGTTTTATCGCCAGGGCTACCGTGCGACGGGCATCAACCAGATTATTGCGGAGTCCGGCGTGGCGAAGGCGTCGTTTTACGACCACTTTCCGTCGAAAGAAGATTTGTTGTACGCGTATGCGTGTGCGACGTCCGACTTTGAGATGAACGATGTGCGGACGAGCGTGATGGCGCTGCCGACGCCACGGGAGCGATTTTTCGGTCCGCTGAACATTTTGACGCCCTGGTTTGAGACGAGCGACTACCGGGGGTGTCCTTTTCAGAACCTGATGGCGGAGGCCCCGCCCGAGGCGGTGTCGGTGCGCGAGGTTGGCCGCGCGCACCGGGAGAAGGCGCGGCATTTTTTTCGGGAGCTGATTCGTGATTTGCTCATTGCGGAGCCGGAGTTGGGTCCCCTGGATGAATCGGCGCTGGCGGACATCTATGTGGTGTTGTTTGAGGGGGCGATGGCGACGGCGGTGGCGTATCGCGATCCGTGGCCGGTCCGGCGCGCG from the Candidatus Hydrogenedentota bacterium genome contains:
- a CDS encoding agmatine deiminase family protein; amino-acid sequence: MPEPVRLPAEWETHDATLLAWPTNKDDWPGKFRPIPWVFAEMIRHLSVGESVDLLVPNSCIAEKARRTLEKVAANLENVRFLDCSLDRGWMRDCSPAFVHRGEAVEAVHFDFNAWAKYDNYRLDAAVPAWLSESAGMPRVEARHHGRHVVLEGGAIDGNGAGTLLTTEECLLHPEIQVRNPGFTRADYETLFRQYLGIEKVIWLGDGIAGDDTHGHVDDLCRFVSRDTVVLCTESDTADDNYRALTENQERLEGAKTAEGERIDVVELPMPAPLYFDGARLPASYANFYIGNEAVLVPTFNDPNDRIALGILAELFPERRVVGIHAVDLVWGFGTVHCLSHELPAPGK
- a CDS encoding carbon-nitrogen hydrolase → MARSANYTVGLLQFQVTPDPEENTRKALDWFEKAAGQGAQVVCLPELYRSQYFCQKEDADLFDLAEPIPNPSIEAFQAAAARLNAAVVVPVFERRGPGVYHNSLVCIDADGARVGIYRKMHIPDDPAYYEKFYFAPGDLGFKNFDTRYGRIGTLICWDQWYPEGARLTALRGASILFYPTAIGWHPYEKEQFGAAQRDAWMTVQRGHAIANGIYVGAVNRVGFERPVPEQAGIEFWGSSFIADPQGQIIAEASTDLEEVLLAEVDLAHLETIRRNWPFLRDRRIDAYGDITRRYIDED
- a CDS encoding TetR/AcrR family transcriptional regulator, whose translation is MSEIKSRLSVRERVLATASELFYRQGYRATGINQIIAESGVAKASFYDHFPSKEDLLYAYACATSDFEMNDVRTSVMALPTPRERFFGPLNILTPWFETSDYRGCPFQNLMAEAPPEAVSVREVGRAHREKARHFFRELIRDLLIAEPELGPLDESALADIYVVLFEGAMATAVAYRDPWPVRRAIEALEGLLALNRG